In one window of Acidobacteriota bacterium DNA:
- a CDS encoding polysaccharide biosynthesis protein, whose protein sequence is MHATKLFILRYRLFFIILLHSVIYFGAYLAAFCARFEFQYSTEEVGFPFWKTVWAVILVKLLVGIGFSGYRGWWKYVSLNDMLCIANQVTVGSLVLLGIRLVLPDTFTVPVGVILIDWAFAFVALMSVRVSLRFFKEKVQTRFVQVFCTPKEASVIKQTSIVIVGAGDAGEALVREIQAHPELNLTVLGFLDDDPHKAGARIHQIPVLGTIRDAKKISQLYDFQRFLIAAPSATQKQMRQIVRELSYTRIPYQILPSYDQLVSGRVMVSQVREVQIEDLLHRQPVQTDLASIGKLIRGKVVMVTGAGGSIGSELCRQIMTLDPSCLVLAEQAENSLFYIEQELIRTFKDKATHIVPAIVDITDRSRLKKLFHHYQPEFVFHAAAHKHVPMMECNPSEAVKNNIFGTKNVVDLSHAFGCQAFVMISTDKAVNPTSVMGTTKRAAELYIQGMNRISATRFITVRFGNVLGSAGSVIPTFKDQIRRGGPVTVTHPEMNRYFMTIPEAVQLVLQSFALGRGGEIFTLDMGEPVKIADLAYDLIRLSGLRPHEDIDIVYTGLRPGEKLYEELYLDSENTRPTSHPKIVVANCPGINFEKISQKLSTVPHNLNTCHPLSIKLWLKSIVKEYQIDLSKVDSGELAAWMKTDTTIDASFENFPTELEGLQFPLTM, encoded by the coding sequence ATGCACGCGACAAAACTCTTTATTCTCCGATACCGGTTGTTTTTCATCATTTTATTGCACTCGGTCATCTATTTCGGAGCGTATTTGGCTGCCTTTTGTGCCAGGTTTGAATTTCAGTACAGCACCGAAGAGGTTGGCTTTCCATTTTGGAAAACGGTCTGGGCCGTCATTTTAGTGAAATTGCTGGTCGGCATTGGGTTTTCTGGGTATCGGGGCTGGTGGAAATATGTCAGTTTAAATGACATGCTGTGCATTGCCAATCAGGTAACCGTTGGCTCACTGGTGTTACTGGGAATTCGCCTGGTCCTGCCAGATACATTTACGGTACCGGTGGGCGTAATTTTGATTGATTGGGCCTTTGCCTTTGTGGCCTTAATGAGTGTTCGCGTGTCGCTCCGGTTTTTTAAAGAAAAAGTCCAAACCCGGTTTGTACAAGTCTTTTGTACACCCAAAGAAGCATCAGTGATTAAGCAAACCAGCATTGTCATCGTTGGTGCCGGTGATGCCGGGGAAGCTCTGGTCCGAGAAATCCAGGCTCATCCAGAACTCAACCTCACCGTCCTTGGATTTTTGGACGATGACCCTCACAAGGCTGGTGCCCGCATTCATCAAATCCCAGTGCTCGGCACCATCCGAGACGCAAAAAAAATTTCACAACTGTATGATTTTCAACGATTTCTGATTGCTGCTCCGAGCGCAACTCAGAAACAGATGCGCCAGATTGTTCGGGAACTCAGCTATACCAGGATTCCCTATCAAATCCTGCCTTCCTATGATCAACTGGTCAGCGGGCGAGTGATGGTTTCGCAAGTCAGGGAAGTCCAGATTGAAGACCTGCTCCATCGTCAGCCCGTGCAAACCGACCTGGCATCTATTGGAAAGCTGATTCGAGGAAAAGTGGTGATGGTAACCGGTGCTGGCGGCAGTATCGGTTCTGAATTGTGCCGGCAGATCATGACATTGGACCCTTCCTGCCTTGTTTTAGCCGAACAGGCGGAAAATAGCCTCTTTTATATCGAGCAGGAACTGATTCGCACCTTCAAAGACAAAGCAACACACATTGTTCCTGCCATTGTGGATATCACTGACCGGTCCCGACTCAAGAAACTGTTTCATCACTACCAGCCGGAGTTTGTTTTTCATGCTGCGGCCCATAAGCACGTGCCGATGATGGAGTGCAATCCATCTGAAGCCGTCAAGAACAATATTTTCGGAACCAAGAATGTCGTGGATCTGTCACATGCATTTGGGTGTCAGGCATTTGTCATGATCTCGACCGATAAAGCAGTCAACCCGACCAGCGTGATGGGCACCACCAAGCGCGCGGCTGAACTTTATATCCAGGGAATGAATCGGATATCGGCCACCCGGTTTATTACGGTTCGCTTTGGAAATGTGCTTGGCAGTGCTGGGAGTGTTATTCCAACCTTTAAAGACCAGATCCGTCGCGGCGGGCCAGTCACGGTCACCCATCCGGAAATGAACCGATACTTTATGACCATTCCCGAAGCCGTTCAGTTGGTGCTCCAGTCTTTTGCGCTTGGCCGGGGCGGAGAAATTTTCACGCTGGATATGGGCGAACCGGTCAAAATTGCCGATCTGGCCTATGATCTGATCCGCCTGTCGGGTCTGCGTCCACACGAAGATATTGACATTGTCTACACCGGGCTTCGGCCTGGAGAAAAATTGTACGAAGAGTTGTATCTCGACTCGGAAAATACCCGCCCGACCAGCCATCCCAAAATTGTCGTGGCCAATTGTCCCGGAATCAACTTCGAAAAAATCTCTCAGAAATTGAGCACAGTGCCGCATAACCTGAACACCTGTCATCCACTCAGCATTAAACTTTGGCTCAAGAGCATTGTGAAGGAATACCAGATTGATTTGTCAAAGGTGGATAGTGGTGAACTGGCAGCCTGGATGAAAACCGACACCACGATAGACGCGAGTTTTGAAAATTTTCCTACTGAGCTGGAAGGGTTACAGTTTCCGTTAACAATGTAA
- a CDS encoding FAD-dependent oxidoreductase, with protein MPAKRIVIIGGGFAGVKCAEVLRSKLRPSEYEIVLFNRENHMVFHPLLAEVVGASLSPSDIAAPLRRVLPKVKCRTEDVLSVDLANSQVEFEGEDSRSRFLEYAHLVLACGSIANLSTVPGMADHAFPLKTIGDAIALRAHVLRQLEKADVCDDPERKKQYLSFIVVGGGFSGVEVAGEINDLARSSAHIFSSIEKSEIQVTVVHSQPQVLPEMSPTLRDFALEKMKKAGINVILNRRAKLATANGVRLDNDDRVRGGTIVCTVGTSMSPIVERLKVEKDKGRLITESDMRLVGSSNAWAIGDCARIPNAFDSQLSPPTGQFAERQGRQVALNIIRSLRNEPTQPFSHRPLGQLCSIGGHVGVAEMFGLQFSGFVAWFIWRGVYLFKLPSWSRRVKVGFDWAFNLLFFRDLTHFRVNQTERVSRAYFQPGDYVFCQGDPATNFYVIEKGEVEVLRKHSPETPEELVAVLGEGSFFGEMALINNQPRSASIRAKTAVEAIVLGRNVFTQVSRALAPLRRVLTEAVNQRSGRNWQNQPMVREALGQISVLDITTQTGQMFIRPDQTLADVLALFDQYHPDFCLVSPDKSRLDGILTRTELLRALEMGLGRSALVQEFHRKDPIVVVATETALAAADLMRENSVSWLPVIADKTERQLKGVVRAQSFVSQVMKATGMGAAS; from the coding sequence ATGCCTGCCAAACGAATCGTGATTATCGGCGGTGGATTTGCCGGTGTGAAATGCGCCGAAGTACTGCGGTCAAAATTACGCCCGTCCGAATATGAAATTGTGCTCTTTAATCGTGAAAACCACATGGTCTTTCACCCGTTGCTGGCTGAAGTCGTTGGTGCCTCCCTGAGTCCTTCGGATATTGCCGCTCCGTTGCGTCGGGTGCTTCCAAAGGTGAAATGTCGAACTGAAGATGTGCTCAGCGTAGACCTGGCCAATTCGCAGGTTGAATTTGAAGGCGAAGACAGTCGCTCCCGATTCCTTGAATATGCCCATCTGGTGCTGGCCTGTGGTTCAATTGCCAATTTAAGCACCGTCCCCGGCATGGCTGACCATGCATTTCCGCTCAAAACCATTGGCGACGCCATTGCCCTGCGAGCGCACGTGTTGCGGCAACTTGAAAAAGCTGATGTGTGCGACGACCCGGAACGGAAAAAGCAGTACCTTTCCTTTATTGTTGTGGGTGGTGGATTTAGCGGTGTGGAGGTCGCCGGCGAAATCAACGACCTGGCCCGGAGCAGTGCCCACATTTTTTCAAGCATTGAGAAGTCTGAAATCCAGGTCACGGTTGTGCATTCGCAGCCTCAGGTATTGCCTGAAATGTCTCCGACGCTGAGGGACTTTGCGCTTGAAAAAATGAAGAAAGCTGGAATTAATGTCATCCTGAACCGTCGCGCTAAACTGGCGACTGCCAACGGCGTGCGGTTGGATAATGACGACCGCGTTCGTGGCGGAACCATTGTCTGCACCGTGGGAACATCCATGTCACCGATTGTGGAGCGCCTCAAAGTTGAAAAAGACAAAGGCCGCCTGATAACCGAATCCGATATGCGGCTGGTTGGGTCGAGTAATGCCTGGGCGATTGGGGATTGTGCCCGGATTCCAAATGCCTTCGACAGTCAGCTTTCACCGCCAACGGGTCAGTTTGCCGAGCGACAGGGAAGACAGGTTGCGCTCAATATCATTCGGTCGCTCCGCAATGAACCGACCCAGCCTTTTTCGCATCGGCCATTGGGCCAGTTGTGCTCGATTGGCGGTCATGTCGGTGTGGCTGAAATGTTTGGGTTGCAATTTTCCGGGTTTGTGGCCTGGTTTATCTGGCGCGGGGTGTATTTGTTTAAGCTCCCAAGCTGGTCCCGACGAGTCAAAGTTGGGTTTGACTGGGCCTTCAACTTACTCTTTTTCCGGGACTTGACTCATTTCCGAGTCAATCAGACCGAACGGGTATCCCGCGCCTATTTCCAACCCGGCGATTATGTCTTTTGCCAGGGCGACCCGGCGACCAATTTCTATGTGATTGAAAAGGGTGAGGTCGAGGTTTTGCGCAAACATTCCCCAGAAACTCCCGAAGAACTGGTGGCCGTGCTCGGTGAAGGCTCGTTTTTTGGCGAAATGGCCTTGATCAATAATCAACCGCGAAGCGCCAGCATCCGGGCGAAAACGGCGGTTGAAGCCATTGTTTTGGGTCGGAATGTGTTTACCCAGGTGTCGCGGGCTCTGGCACCGCTCCGTCGGGTGTTGACCGAAGCTGTGAACCAACGCAGTGGACGAAACTGGCAAAACCAGCCGATGGTCCGTGAGGCGCTTGGGCAAATTTCAGTGCTGGATATCACCACCCAAACCGGGCAGATGTTCATTCGACCTGACCAGACGCTGGCGGATGTGCTGGCCCTTTTTGATCAATATCATCCTGATTTTTGCCTGGTTTCACCCGATAAATCCCGCCTGGATGGAATCCTCACCCGGACGGAGTTGTTGCGGGCGCTCGAAATGGGCCTTGGTCGGAGTGCCCTGGTCCAGGAATTTCATCGAAAAGATCCGATTGTGGTGGTGGCCACTGAAACGGCTCTGGCCGCGGCTGACCTGATGCGTGAAAACAGTGTGAGCTGGCTCCCGGTGATTGCTGATAAAACTGAGCGGCAACTCAAAGGAGTTGTTCGGGCACAATCTTTTGTCTCCCAGGTCATGAAAGCCACCGGGATGGGGGCAGCTTCCTAA
- a CDS encoding polysaccharide biosynthesis tyrosine autokinase, translated as MFANNSNESALTVLDSNCQTPVVASPYQLPARSDEIPAPAGWQNPVISGFSAPASTPLSLRQIVQAISRYKGFILLFVVLALAVTAYGLSGTKSTYEATATLQIDPESTQMAFGQDQSLTPNRVDPDYFNTQLKLIVSPENVRTTIRSYQWDQNPQFPVTGPTTLTGALLGHSNDHPSEDQTAPNGLIASGAASTPDQSEDQKPVNEALVKELTDHLRVAPVPRTRLIKVMYQHTDPVLAAQIANSVAETYIKNNLNFRVRTSKNKSEFLQKRLTDLQLDINDAETGMIAYGKMNEIVSLEPTQNTVAERLIMLNRQLVEAEGSRIQVESEVLTAKNTPPERLPDIINHPGIQALRERLTTLNQKKAELLVEYTEDWPEVQQINQTIAQVQRDLSTTQKNIMDSIQSRYTASKEREDKLRNEYAKQMGLALLQNEKAVNYRIRQEEINTKKELYKSLLTQAKEAEITASSEANNVSISSLATMPKNPVSPHVPFTLALVFIGSLFGASALAVARSQFDNRIVTQEDIDQFVQMPTLGEIPRIDSSSPQTLSEKPIKVLTTGKSSLEAKEEKKELAPAKVQHLVATATLNSLVGEAFRQFRTSLLLSVSTDYRNRVIQITSGVPTEGKTTTAVNTAISLAQTGATVVLLDCDLRKPSLNNLFSVRPEFGLSQYLTGLCQSAQIITETSVNNLDVICGGPIPPNSTEVLGSFRMYNLLENLVNAYDYVIVDTPPLLMFADALILSRMVDSVVLVTRSNFSRRDLVRQATRRLQAVNARLLGVVLNDVPTKHKDYGYGYYSSSSSRPEATGLIKQATQALQSLRNRSAA; from the coding sequence ATGTTTGCAAATAACTCAAATGAATCAGCATTGACAGTATTAGACTCAAATTGCCAGACGCCGGTGGTCGCGTCCCCCTATCAACTTCCAGCCAGAAGCGACGAAATCCCGGCACCAGCGGGTTGGCAAAATCCTGTCATATCTGGTTTTTCGGCACCGGCTTCAACTCCGTTGAGCCTTCGCCAAATCGTTCAGGCCATCTCGCGTTATAAAGGATTTATTTTACTCTTTGTAGTGCTGGCCCTCGCGGTCACCGCCTATGGGCTATCGGGGACCAAATCCACCTATGAAGCCACCGCCACGCTCCAAATTGATCCCGAATCAACTCAAATGGCCTTTGGCCAGGACCAATCCCTGACGCCAAACCGGGTTGACCCAGATTATTTCAATACTCAGCTTAAACTCATTGTGAGCCCTGAAAATGTTCGGACAACCATTCGGAGTTATCAGTGGGACCAAAACCCGCAATTCCCGGTCACTGGACCAACCACACTCACCGGGGCACTGTTGGGTCATTCAAATGATCACCCGAGTGAAGACCAGACCGCACCAAATGGACTGATCGCCTCAGGGGCCGCTTCCACACCTGATCAATCAGAAGATCAAAAACCAGTGAACGAAGCCCTGGTGAAAGAGTTAACCGATCACCTGCGTGTGGCACCAGTGCCCCGTACCCGGTTGATCAAAGTGATGTATCAACATACGGATCCGGTTCTGGCTGCCCAAATTGCCAACAGCGTCGCTGAAACCTACATCAAAAATAACCTCAATTTTCGGGTTCGGACTTCAAAGAACAAATCTGAATTCCTCCAAAAACGGCTGACTGACCTCCAACTCGATATCAATGATGCCGAAACGGGTATGATCGCCTATGGCAAAATGAATGAGATTGTCTCTCTGGAACCAACCCAAAACACGGTGGCCGAGCGGCTGATTATGCTCAATCGCCAACTGGTCGAAGCTGAAGGGTCACGCATCCAGGTCGAATCCGAAGTCCTCACGGCCAAAAACACGCCGCCGGAAAGGCTCCCAGACATCATTAATCATCCCGGAATCCAGGCCCTGCGCGAGCGCTTGACCACCCTCAACCAAAAGAAAGCCGAATTGCTGGTTGAATACACCGAGGATTGGCCCGAAGTCCAGCAAATTAACCAGACAATTGCTCAGGTTCAACGGGACTTGAGCACGACTCAAAAAAATATCATGGATTCAATCCAAAGCCGGTACACGGCTTCGAAGGAACGCGAAGACAAGCTTCGAAACGAATATGCCAAACAAATGGGGCTGGCTCTGTTACAGAACGAAAAGGCTGTCAACTACCGAATCCGGCAAGAAGAAATCAATACCAAGAAAGAACTCTATAAATCACTCCTGACCCAGGCCAAAGAAGCTGAAATTACAGCCAGTTCAGAAGCCAACAATGTGTCAATTTCCAGCCTGGCCACCATGCCCAAAAACCCGGTCAGCCCCCATGTGCCATTTACCCTGGCACTGGTTTTTATCGGGTCCCTGTTTGGTGCCTCGGCACTGGCCGTGGCTCGCTCCCAATTTGACAATCGGATCGTCACCCAGGAAGACATTGACCAGTTTGTTCAAATGCCAACCCTGGGCGAAATCCCCAGAATTGATAGTTCTTCACCCCAGACACTGTCTGAAAAACCAATCAAAGTTTTGACAACCGGGAAATCCAGCCTTGAGGCCAAGGAAGAAAAGAAGGAACTGGCACCAGCCAAAGTCCAGCATCTGGTGGCAACCGCCACATTAAACTCACTGGTTGGCGAGGCTTTCCGGCAGTTCCGGACATCACTCCTGCTTTCAGTCTCAACTGACTATCGAAACCGGGTCATCCAGATCACCAGCGGTGTTCCCACTGAAGGTAAAACCACGACCGCCGTCAATACCGCTATTTCGCTGGCTCAAACCGGTGCCACAGTGGTTCTGCTCGATTGCGATTTGCGCAAGCCCAGCCTGAATAATTTGTTCTCGGTTCGCCCCGAGTTTGGTCTTTCACAATACCTGACCGGACTGTGTCAGTCGGCTCAAATCATCACGGAAACCAGTGTCAATAACCTGGATGTCATTTGTGGTGGTCCGATTCCGCCAAATTCCACCGAGGTGTTGGGATCGTTTCGAATGTATAATCTGCTCGAAAACCTGGTCAATGCGTATGATTACGTGATTGTTGACACCCCACCGCTGCTGATGTTTGCCGATGCCTTGATTTTGTCGCGGATGGTAGACAGCGTGGTGCTGGTCACCAGATCCAATTTTTCACGACGGGATCTGGTCCGGCAAGCGACCCGCCGATTACAGGCGGTGAATGCCCGGCTTTTGGGTGTGGTTCTCAATGATGTTCCAACCAAACACAAGGATTATGGGTATGGGTACTATTCCAGCTCAAGCTCCAGGCCAGAAGCAACCGGGTTGATCAAACAGGCCACCCAGGCGCTTCAATCGCTTCGCAACCGATCAGCCGCGTAA